aatcaaatcattgCCAAACTCAAGGAAAATATTATGCAATAATAAATCATGACAGATCGTATTTAACCGATGCATCAAAACTTTCCTTGTAACttgtatattaaaatataataaactattttattacTTAACAATATAGTATATATTAAGAGTCATCAAGCAACACCTGTGATGTTTCTGCTAAAGTTGACTTGCTGCCATAGCTGTTATTGTTGATGTTGCCTAACGTACACTTGTCCTAAGCCGCTGCATTAGAGTTAGAGAGTTGTTAGTCTTTTACCATAAAAGCTGTTAACATCTGTTAGTTGCTGTCAGTTAGTTAGATATATAGGTTGTTAGAATATGGCTTTACTTGGAATAGCTTTGAATACTCAAGAAAACTGGATATTAGTGGTTTGCTTGAGTGGTGATTGTAAGGACCATTGAATGAAATAAGCAACGGTTCTCTCCTAATcttctctattctctctaaatCTTATTTCTCATTCTTGGAGGCCAGTTGCCTCGAATTAGGTATTTCTCATAGATATGAATTACATATTATGTTAAAACTCTAAGCACAAAACTTTTTGGAAAGTAAAAGAGACAATAATAATGAATTGCTATAAAGTTGGTCTAAATGGTTTGGCAATGTGTTGTAGCTAATATTTATTTGCACATAGGCTATTAGATTTTCTATCACTCATTTATCACTCATTTCAACAAACATTTGGCGTTCAAATATGCTTCAAAACACATTTCTTATACATAGATAAGAGATGTCAGTTAAGAACTCAACCACCGatacctttattttattttttgtgaacaCGTGGAAGAAGAACAATTGAATGTATGAGATGACACTATTTTTTGTGATACTGATTTACAATAATGCTTTATGCTCACTGTGAAGCAGGTTATTTAGTAAATATCTGATAAGCCAGGAGAGGGGTACCAATCTCCAAAGGATTTGTAAAAAgcagagaaaggaaaaaagtagATAAATTGGATGTCTGACAGGGGCATgattttctatctctttttcttcctgcCATGTAAAGAACTGACTTCTATCAGTCACTGAATTTCAATTTAGCTATTTTGAGTACTAATTTATGGTCAAGTGCAGGTTTCTTCTTGGCATTCTctgttttttaaaaagagttttgAGAGAGGGCTTGATTTTGTTCTTTTGAATCAAAGTAGTGTAAATCCCATTCACAACTCTAATTTGAGTCCGATTGACAACTATAAGCCCAAACAGGTCCAGGAAATTAAAGGGTTGacaataacaaaaatgtttACATCAATGTATGCatcataaaatttaattttccaCCTTAACTTGCTTCTACTTGGCAGGAAAACACAGGATTAAGCTTCACAGGTCATTGAAGATTGGGTATGCTTGGTTTCTTTTCCAGGATATGACAAAAATAGCACATGGTTTAAAGCCACAAttcatatacttaaattatTAAGGTTTTTAGTTGGTCAATGAGTACTCAAATtgataaaatcaagaaaaaggaaatgtgTGGATATTTGAGCCTCAAGAGAGTCAGGGCATTCTTGATCCTTATTGAGACTATAAAGCTATTTcgattaaaatttaatataggAAGTAAAAGTTTGATTTATATCCACAATTCACTACACATGATTACATGAACAAATTACACTGGAGTCTCGCCCATCTCAGCAAGTTATTGATCAATTTTTGGGaaatcaaaaaaggaaaaaaaaaacatcaattgTAGGTATTTATGCCCAATTGCTCATTCCTAGTACAAATAAGACTAAAGTTAAACTCCGTATGTTCTCAGCTTTGGTTCCCTATAACTATCAGATTCTAATAAATTTAGAGGGAAaagggggaaggggggggggggggaattgaTTTAAacctttataaattattaaaaaataataaataaataaaaactctagTTCTTTATAAATGGGTTCAAAAACTGAACTTCGTTTTTAATAtactcaaaattttcaagtaatGCTATAATGTTGACAATTATCATACACCAAGGTTTCTCTTCCAGATCATGCCCAATACCAAGTAGTGATGTAAGCCAAGCTTACTGTGATTTTAAatgcatatatgtatgtatgtatgatgatgatgatgatgatgaacgATATATCCATACCACATCAGCAAAGACAATCTCCAGCTCATTGAAAAAGTTCTCTCTCCGATGTTCGTACTTTGCAGCAatctagaaaataatatatatatatatatatatatatataaaggattatctacataaatcaaaagaagaagaattaaagGTTTATTACTAAGAAATGAGTATGGGGATAGAACCCCATGTGCAGACAGAGAGGGGGAAAGGAGTCCATTTACAAACTTAATGGGAAAACAGGCATGCAttctacaaatataaaaatttcctCCTTTAGCATGCCATAATTAGGCATCCAGTAAAACAAACAACACATTCACTAACCAAAAAGCAGACTCCATTGGAACATTGACCCCAAAAAACTCCCATTTTCAACTAACAACATCCCAAAGATAACACATTTATAAACCACAACCCAAGTAAACAATTAACAAAAACCAAACTTTAAATAACAAATGTGTTTTCTTATCAaaactttgaataaccaaaaaaaaaaaaacttatcgtTGAGTGACACAAACACCCAATGGGTTTTAAAATCCATGATCTCACCCTACAACTTGGGGGAAGGAAATGCCATTTGTGCCAAAGCTCATTCCTACCAAAACTTCACAAAAATTGAGAATGACACACGCATTGTCAAATACACACAGAATTTGAACCAAGTATAACATCTATATATACCCAGAAGCTCCAAAAGTACAAAGAATTCCCCcaccaccaaaaataaaaatccaaagaCAATTCATATAAAATTACTTGAAGCTTCTTGGCAAGGGCCACTACTTCATCCATGTTTGCGTCACTTTCCTGGTACAAAGATAACAATGCCAAATGACTGGTTTTGTGGGAGATTcttaaattctattttttttttttttaaagctgaatattattaaaaaaaattagaaacaacaaaaaatcaaaattttcacatcTGCTTCTGATTCCATTGATTAAATTAAGTAAGCAACAGGAATTTCACCATCTATTAGCACAATGACCTAAAAGATGACTCACCTCTAGGGAAGATGACTCACCGCTATGGTTTGCCATCAAGGGCTATATCCCTGTCATGGAAACACCACCAATTAACTCCAAGCTTGTTTATGAATCCAAAATTGGCTTTCATTGTTATATGCATTAAGAAttttgagggggaaaaaaagttcATATCATTTCCACTGGTAAATTATCAGTGCCAAGTATACAAAATTGGACAATAAAGATCAATCTTACTTCTTCTCTTGGCCATAGCCACTAAATTTGTACCATCGCTTTAGCATTTTCTGTTGAAAATCCACTTCGTTCTTTAAAAATTTCTTCTAATGTAATGTGCTCCTATCAAACAAAGTATttcaaagattttaaaaattaaaaatagaactTTACAGGTAACGATTTCGGCAATTTGACTGTGTGAAGACTCTAATTTTTCTCCCTACTTTATAATCTCAAATCTCTATGTCGTTATTCTAAAATCCCCAAATTTTTCCTATTTGATACTGAAACAGTTTTTAACAGCAATTGTGGTTCAACATTTCAACAGAAACTGCCATAGAACGGTtgcagagaaaaaagaaaaagtaagaagaaagaaaaggaaaaccaaaTATAATTCAGAGAATAAGAAGAAAGCAAGAAGAGAACAATagcattaacaaaaaaaatatatatatatatatataaatctgaaaaataagaatcaaaattgatttttttttttccttagaacTTTGAGTCTCTCTCATTCCGTTGTGCGCCTTACAAATTGTTTCTATTTGTGATTGTGGTTCCGGTGGTCTAAGATTGGCAAGGGAACGGATGGTAGAGGAAAAACTAATGGTTTTGGCCGGCCTTAAATATTTATCTCTTGGCGCCCTATGAACTCATTCTCTCCTATCTCTATATCTCAAGCCTTTCGAGTTCCAATtgcattttaagtttttaactcAATAACTAAATCTAAAGCAATCCAACCAAAAAatccaaacctaaatcatattcaaACCCcagatttgaaaaagaaaaggaaaaaaaaaaacctaaaaaaaaaatcaaatgcaaCATTCAATCCTATACTTATTTAATCCCAACGATTTGGTTAAGATTAGAAACATAAGTACCCAAACTAAAACCAATATTTTTTAGTGATTTCtgtaatctttaaaaaaaaaaaaaaatcctgtttCTTTACGGtgaaaaccccaaaaaaaaaaaaaatcaaaacctagTGTAATCCAAATACCTAAATAAATTCAATCCAACCAATCTCATACCCaaatctaagaaagaaagaaagaaaagaaaacctttaCCGATGGTAGTTCCGACGATCTGATGGTAACGTGTTAATGGCAATTAGTTTTCTCTTCCATCAGTAGCtgtattttctaaatttctCATAGTTCTATCTTCTCCTAGGCCTTTCCTAAACACATCTATTTTCAATAGGGCGATACTTCCAgtgctttttttaaaaaaaaaaaatagtaatgatgatattttgagaccaaagaattcaaagaaaaatactaaaccCATCTTTTTTAAACtgtttttgtttaaagttttttttaatcaaatattaacaaatgataaagagatacaaatttaaatgaaagCAACGAAGGAAAATTAGGCTGGCCTGACCTTTCTATTTAATCTTGTAGCTCTTCTTGAATAGCTACCAACTGTCTTATAAGCTAGAGCCGAGATGATAGATCTACATTAGCACatgaggaaaaaaatttcattgaatatacaaaattactGATAAGTGAAAATGTAATTGAGGCCCTCAAAAATTTGGCATATTAATGAATTATTAGTACTTGACAGGAAAAACTCAGCGAATCtgaattgcaacaaaaaatggaAGGGTAAGAaggttttttaaaatgatagaAGAGAGATGAAAGATAGACACACGCCAAACAAACTATCAAAAAGTAATAATCACACAACCATATTAAGTAAATAATCCCTTAATATGCAGTAACACATTTATTTAACAAACTATTtgctatttatttgtttgtttctacTCAAAATTTCACTCTGGAAaaattctcaaaacaaaaaagtagagACGTTAATTTGAGACCAAAGCATCCCAATAAAAACCAACCTTGCATCTTTTAGGCATTTTATCGAACACTTCAAGTGCATAATTAAACCTGCTACTGTAAAAAACAACAGCATATTTTGATTCTGTCAAATTTTTACACCCAAATGCAATGGGTAGGACAAACTTCCCTTTCACAATCCTAACATTCATATGAAAATCTGCTAACCCAAGTTTTCGACTAATGCTAAATTAATCATTATGCATGAGCATGGAAATACCTTACTTTgatgcatgaaatgcatagGAAGTCAATGAAATTTAGAGAAGATATAGGGCTTACCAATTGATAGAgagcaacaacaattaataaggAATAAATATGCGTAAGGAATTTGATGGAGAAAAGGGTTTATCCATGTGTGTCTGATCAAATGGGAGAATTTGACAGTTACAAAATGGGTCAGATTGTAAGAGATGCTGTTGTTCCTTGATAAAAGAAAAGGGTTCTTTACAATTTTTGAAGAGGCAAAATTGGTTTGCGATTTTGGATTTTCTATTCCCTGTGTCTGTTGTTTTGAAACGGAAAACACAAATGGAACGAAAGTGGGCCAAATTTGGTAAACTACACAGATTTAGTATCCGAAACAGTAAAATTAACAAAGCTATACTGACCTTGTGTGTATGGAGTTGCAGAAACGAAACGGCCAAAGAATGAACAGGGGAAGAGTTTCAGTAATCTCAAtgaaacagaaaacaaaaaacaaaacaaaagcaaatatctaaaattgaggaaacaaacattttgatagaaaacccaaaatcccaaaacaaaaacgaatcaaatctaaacccattcaacaaaaaaaataaaaaaaataaaataataatcgATTAAAGTaacatttcatacccaaatctaaaaaatggaaagaaaaaagaccgGAGCCAGTTTTGACGATCTGGGTGGCGGATGTATGGCTTAACGGTTTCTTTCTGTGTGCTTGCAGTTCCGGCAGTCTAAGTCTGGTGAGCGACCAAAATTGCAGTAAACATAAATTATAGTTATCGCAGATTTAggtttttacttataaaaatttataaaaaaaatcgaaaaacaaagaaagcaaaaaaagaaaactcactCCGTAACAGTGCATCGCCAGTTGAGGGAAGCAAGAATTTTGGTGGTCAAAGTCCGACGGTGGTACTGGCCTGAGAGGTCTCTAACTCTGcctctttctctatttctttctccAGGTCTCATCGCCTCTCTATTTCTATCACCGTGgagcaagttttttttttttaagcggtTAGTTTCCTTTTATACCGGGCTCCCAAAAAGTGTTTTAACGcagtgaaaaattataatttgtagcTTTTAAACGGTGCTGTAGCATtaccaaaaaatgtaatatatcgCTTTTTAAAGTAGGACGTGTCTGAATTTTAGATAGACACTTTCTTATTTGTTGACATGGCAGGGTCTAAAAAGTCAAGCATTGTAACGCAcgactatttttttaaaaactgtaCACATGTCGGAATTTTAAATAAgcagttatcctatttgtcaacacGTCCTTAAATATAGGAACtaactttctctcagcttcgtctattatatatatatat
The sequence above is drawn from the Castanea sativa cultivar Marrone di Chiusa Pesio chromosome 5, ASM4071231v1 genome and encodes:
- the LOC142633321 gene encoding uncharacterized protein LOC142633321 isoform X3; protein product: MRPGERNRERGRVRDLSGQYHRRTLTTKILASLNWRCTVTELRLPELQAHRKKPLSHTSATQIVKTGSGLFSFHFLDLVAGLIMHLKCSIKCLKDARSIISALAYKTVGSYSRRATRLNRKESDANMDEVVALAKKLQIAAKYEHRRENFFNELEIVFADVRLRTSVR
- the LOC142633321 gene encoding uncharacterized protein LOC142633321 isoform X7 codes for the protein MRPGERNRERGRVRDLSGQYHRRTLTTKILASLNWRCTVTELRLPELQAHRKKPLSHTSATQIVKTGSGLFSFHFLDLVAGLIMHLKCSIKCLKDARSIISALAYKTVGSYSRRATRLNRKRLRTSVR
- the LOC142633321 gene encoding uncharacterized protein LOC142633321 isoform X5; this translates as MRPGERNRERGRVRDLSGQYHRRTLTTKILASLNWRCTVTELRLPELQAHRKKPLSHTSATQIVKTGSGLFSFHFLDLVAGLIMHLKCSIKCLKDARSIISALAYKTVGSYSRRATRLNRKIAAKYEHRRENFFNELEIVFADVRLRTSVR
- the LOC142633321 gene encoding uncharacterized protein LOC142633321 isoform X2, giving the protein MRPGERNRERGRVRDLSGQYHRRTLTTKILASLNWRCTVTELRLPELQAHRKKPLSHTSATQIVKTGSGLFSFHFLDLAGLIMHLKCSIKCLKDARSIISALAYKTVGSYSRRATRLNRKESDANMDEVVALAKKLQIAAKYEHRRENFFNELEIVFADVVWIYRSSSSSSSYIHTYMHLKSQ
- the LOC142633321 gene encoding uncharacterized protein LOC142633321 isoform X1, which codes for MRPGERNRERGRVRDLSGQYHRRTLTTKILASLNWRCTVTELRLPELQAHRKKPLSHTSATQIVKTGSGLFSFHFLDLVAGLIMHLKCSIKCLKDARSIISALAYKTVGSYSRRATRLNRKESDANMDEVVALAKKLQIAAKYEHRRENFFNELEIVFADVVWIYRSSSSSSSYIHTYMHLKSQ
- the LOC142633321 gene encoding uncharacterized protein LOC142633321 isoform X4 produces the protein MRPGERNRERGRVRDLSGQYHRRTLTTKILASLNWRCTVTELRLPELQAHRKKPLSHTSATQIVKTGSGLFSFHFLDLVAGLIMHLKCSIKCLKDARSIISALAYKTVGSYSRRATRLNRKESDANMDEVVALAKKLQIILYIYIYIYIYYFLDCCKVRTSERELFQ
- the LOC142633321 gene encoding uncharacterized protein LOC142633321 isoform X8 — translated: MRPGERNRERGRVRDLSGQYHRRTLTTKILASLNWRCTVTELRLPELQAHRKKPLSHTSATQIVKTGSGLFSFHFLDLVAGLIMHLKCSIKCLKDARSIISALAYKTVGSYSRRATRLNRKGYSP
- the LOC142633321 gene encoding uncharacterized protein LOC142633321 isoform X6, with amino-acid sequence MRPGERNRERGRVRDLSGQYHRRTLTTKILASLNWRCTVTELRLPELQAHRKKPLSHTSATQIVKTGSGLFSFHFLDLVAGLIMHLKCSIKCLKDARSIISALAYKTVGSYSRRATRLNRKEHITLEEIFKERSGFSTENAKAMVQI